The Nicotiana tabacum cultivar K326 chromosome 5, ASM71507v2, whole genome shotgun sequence sequence agagtcattacTTGGGCTGCCACGTTAAGGAGACTAATCAAACTTATCCAAATAaactaattaattagttaatctcccactaaaattactaattactcaattatccacataattaagaattacctcaaattacttaaaatactactcacttttaacatattttatataccttactatcatggtcatatggtacgttgtatggcactagtccataaataccgggtattatagctcggaccctattttatcccaaaatgtcaaatttcgacgaaactcattttcttcgattcgcttaccctctcaccttcacgaatttacttatcacttgtctgaaatagcataatacttataacctcaaaataatcttattccTGAGCTTAATCGACGAAaccttaacgtacgaaaatgcgagatgtaacatctcattttcgagctttcatcaatttacttatggcatacttttacgtacgaaaacatagggtgtaacaaccTCAACATTGTGTGCGATGTTGGCATCGTTAGCTGCCTTTTTTCCGATTTTTTGCTatgaaacaaagaatcaaacaagttagtaatagatACATGGATCAATTCAATTAcgcaactgtctaagccccacaGTGGCGCCAAACTGCTTACCCAtaaaatggtacaattgaatttgttacgtggtttatagacaagcgaactgatttgatccaaaaatgataaataaattagattAAAAATAAGACTTAGCATAAAAACCAAAGAAATGGCAGATTTGGCTCCGGGAGCGATGCCACCGAGGACAAAAATAATAGCAATATAAAGCAGGAAATAAAGTTATATTATTTAGCTTGAGAATAGAATGTATCACAAGTTTTGCCCAAGATTTTGTATGCTTACGATGGTTGTTGAAGTCCCTAATTATAGCTAGCTATGCCTAGGAAACAATATTCGAGGATCAACcctctcttaaatgacaataatagGGGCCATTGACGAATATATAACGGCATGTCATGAATGCTAAAGTTTTCTGCAACGGCTGCCTATTTAATATTAAGGAATATTCTTAATTCTTACGAACATTCTTTTTGCTTCCGTTGATCATGCTCCCTTCGGAATTTATCCGATACCAATTACAGCTGTTATCCTCGATCTTGGTTCTTACTCGATTCATCTTTCGTTTGCCTCCGATTTCACGTGTCACACAATCATTCGATTATTTAATGTAAAAttaattttaccctatacagtaTGTTTGTGTGGTAGTTGATATGTCCCAACATATTTCTATTCATGACAAGCATTATTGAGTTTCGACAGTCAGGTATTACAATAGCAACAACTATGCATAATCGCAAAGGATGCTTAAATGACAACCAATTCTACCGAAACCTTtaagaaaacaagaaaataacAACTAATTTTATGATTATCGTCTGTTTCCGTTTAACGACATACATGTTTTATAACCAATATGGCTAAATGAAAATAGAAATCTAAGGAGAGGTTCAACAGCACCATCAATTTGAATAATTCAGATTTTCAATCACCATCAACTATTTGCAGATACTATATAGAGTATTAAAGTATCTTTACACAACCAATCATTCATTGTTTACCTTTTtactatatttatactatacaTTCGCCTACTATTTTTAGATTAAGTGATTAGATTAACGACCATTTAAGTTAATTCTTTATATATTAATGGTAGTTGGCTTCTTGAGTTTTGCCTTTTGGTTAGGGAGCGCATAACTGTAGATGATGAGCACAAATTGTAATGTTTACAAAGTTCCAGCCCTTCTATGAGAAGTAGATATACTAAGATTAAGAACAACTGGAAGATTTCGTCAAATGCATGAACCTTTGTtgcaaaaataaagtaaaaggtcTAACAAAGGAAAAAGGCAGGCTAtcatatcatttaaaaatattttgcacaatATAAAATTATACTCATTTGTTCTAATTTATTTGATGCATTTTGAATTTTGAGAGTCGAAATGAGTTTTTTTATCATGATTCTTTATATgtctttaaatattttaatttattaattattgaggcTTATAGTACTTTTAAGGTTTAATGTGTTcccaaatatgtaaattttatttttaaaaaaagaaaaaattctatTCGCAATAAAAATTGAACAGTTTAATTCTCGAAATtcgaaatacatcaaataaattGGGACAACGAGAATATTAATCACCATATGTAACCCATAGCCCCAGCCTTAATTTCTGGGATTGTAATATGCTGTTGCTTGTTCCGTTATTTTTTGAACCATAAAGGGATAAAGTTAAGTAATTATTTTCAGAACTCTATTAATATTCACCAACTGAATTAGATAACTGTTTGTTTAACTTTATCTAACATGGCAGCATCCGAAATCGAATGGTAGGACGAATAAACTACTTCCACTGAAACCAATTGTAAGCATAAATATAAACAATGTGGAAGTAATCATTGGTTAGTAAAGAACAAGAAAGTCTGCATTTGGTAAAAGCAATCTTTTACATATtaatatttaaaaagaaaaatatttatgaatttactttttttttaatttacatggAAAAACATTATACATCTGAAAAGACAACACTACTTCAATTTTACAGacgattttaaattttaaaattacttTTGTCAAtagtaatatatcatctcctattgcttctTTTGAGCCGaaggtctcctggaaacagcttctctacctttcggagtaggggtaaggtctgcgtacatacaaccctccccagaccccacttgtgagattatactgggtcgttgttgttgttgttgttgttgttgttgtcaataGTAATATATCCTTTCTTTAAACTCAATTTCCAGACACTAACAATTAGATGTTTACACTGATaatgtaattttttatatataatagatgtaatttaatttgttatattATCAATGAACTTATTATTTCTAGATTACTAATTCTATATGATCAATTAGCTATATGTAATCTAGGCCGAAGCTTAAGGGTTCAATTGAATATCCTTTGTCGAAATTTTATATCGTGCAAATAAGCAAAAAAAATTCGGCATATAGGTGAACTTCTGAAGATTTTAGGGTAAATCCCAAATGTGGTTACAAAATTATTTTAGTTCATGAGTTCAAATACAAGGTATAGTATTTTATTCATATGACGGCACCAATTATGTAATTAATTTCTTACACCATCAATACATTAATCATTTATCCAACTCCTTTACACCGGAAATACTTTTGCAGAATATATTTTAGAATATTTGTGCAATACATATTAATTATGATCCAAAACCATAACAAATTAAACTgcgtgtttttttcttttttggaatgTGAAAACTGGAGATACCATAAATGCTTAACGGTACAATGAAAATTGTGTCGGCTAAATATGTTTAAAGAATCTAAtcattgttcatcaaatacaaaaaaatagtgaGTTGTGTGGGGTAACTGATAATTTCATGTAGGGTCCACTATTCCAGCTCCTCCAAGTGGAGGGTCACACACACTCACATACTTGGCTAAACCAGCTGTTTTTCCTTCGTATTCTCTCATTCAATAGTTGGAATTGTTCTTAAACCCAACAAGATCTATTTTCTCTCTCTCATTAGTCACTACAAATGAAAAAGGGTCGCTAAATATTAGAGGGGTCCaatttttttcttatctttttgtttcttttacagAGGAGAAGCCACATTGTGATTCTTGATATAGAAAAAGCTACAGTCTTTGAACAAAATTGAAGCTTTCTGAGATCTCTGGAGCTCTAATTTTGCAAGGTATTATTCATATGTTTCCCTTTTATCAAATCAAGAAAATTTTAGCTACCTgtttgatttttctttccttttgttttcttcaaGTTCTTTGCTGTTTTGGTATATGGATAGTGTAATGTTGATATTTTTCTGTGAAATTTAACTCTTTAGGAAAGGGAAGCTACTAATTGAAATGTCATAGTTAAATTCCTTCCCTTTTCAGAAACTTTTGTTGGGGTATAGGTTGCATTATCTTAAATCCTAGAAAGTTTGTATTTTTGGTTTTTGAAGCTTATAGAACTATTCAAAAAGTATTGAAAAGGAGAACCAAATTATGCATTGATGAGATTCTCTTGTCAGCCTAGTATTATGTATCAAGAATCTTGCTTGCTCTTATCTCTGGTTGAGAAATTAGATTTAGATTATGTGGGCTCAGCTAACTTGGTATGTTGGTTATACATTTAAGTATTATCCATAAATCTTTCAGTTACTGTTTCATTTTTCAACTTGTATCTTGAGGTGGCCGAGGGACTCTTTAGGGTAAAATTTTGATCTTCCATATACCGCACACACGCCACCATCCCtggaccccacttgtgggactcTGTTGTTGTTGTAACTTGTATCTTGAGGTAATCTTAGCTTCTATAAATTACATGTACATTAGTGTAAAATTTTGATCTTCCATACAATACCTCATAATATTAAGTTGGATATTTCTACTTTTGTAATATTACTTAGTTTActgaatttctaaaaaaaaaaaagttgaatcaTCCCTAATGTAGTATGTATTGTCTTCTAAATGGGGTAATTTGTGCAGAAGATGGGGAAGAAAGGAAGCTGGTTTTCTTCAGTAAAGAAGGCTCTGAGTCCGGATCCTAAGGAAAAGGCAGAGAAGGTTATCTTGAAGTAACAATATGCGTTACTTTTCTAGCATGATATAaggattttttctttttatcaaaGGTGCCTGACATTTCTTGATCTCAATTTCAGAAAGCAAGTAAATCGAAGAAGAAATGGTTCGGGAAAAAGCATCCAGTACCAGATTCTTCAACTTTGGTTGTTACTACTGTTTCTCCTCCTCATCCTGTTCCTCCAGCAGAAGAGGTCAAGCTGGCTGAAGTGGAACAAGAGCAGACTAAACATGTTTATTCTGTTGCAGTTGCCACGGCAGCAGCAGCTGAAGCAGCTGTTGCAGCTGCCCAGGCTGCTGCGGAGGTTGTTCAGTTAACTACAGTTAATCAGTTTTCTGGCGAATCCAAGGAGGAAATAGCAGCAATCAGGATTCAGACTGCATTTCGAGGATATCTGGTATGCATCTGTACTCCTATGCATTCAAGTGATTTTTCCATTTCCGGGAAAGTTTCTTTCAGATATTTTATGATAAACTTGATTCTCTCAGTTTAAAAAAAATGCAATAGAAGGCCAGGGGCGGAGCCACAAGCTTGCATGGTTCCGTAGAACCCAGTAGCTTTGGCCCAAACcttgtatttttcttcaaaactaatttaatatatttaaataatttatccAGATCCCAATAAACTGCCCTTTCTGAAATTCAGAACCCATAAACTCAAAATTCTAACTCTACCTCTGAGAAAGCTATATTGCTGTACTTGTGAGAACATGTAATAAATGATCTGGTACTGAGATATAACTTACCGTGGGGATTTCTCATTTGCAGGCCAGAAGGGCATTGAGGGCTTTAAGAGGACTTGTGAGACTCAAAACACTAGTTGATGGACCTACTGTCAAACAGCAAACTGCAAATACTTTGAAATGTATGCAGACTCTATCACGCGCCCAGTCTCAGATTAGTTCTAGACGGAGCAGGCTGCTGGAGGAGAACCGAACTCTCCAGAGACAGCTTATGCAGAAACATGCGAAAGAACTTGAGAGTTTGAGGGTCAGTATTCTTTTTTAATTCCACCTTTCTTTATGACATATCTGAGATGAATCTGTTTTCAAAATAAACGTGACGCCATACAATTGGTATTCAGTATTTTAGCGAAGTTCCTTGGTACATGCTAAATACCGAATTTATGGGGGCGCTGACGTCAAAACTTTCTGCAAGATGGAATTTGGTGTATACATTTGACCATCCTATCATTGCACACTGTATATTTTCGATTTTGGAGATATCACCAGAAGCAACTCATCTTAGGGTGTAATTTATCGATGCCTTTTTGTGTATTTAACGGCTCAGGatattaaatatattattttgtgCTATCAGCCAAGTTGatcctcttttctttttacaCTTTTTTCTTTGGgaattttgtgtgtgtgtgtgtgggggggggggggtttctcGTTGTTTGTATACTGTGCATTCATATCCTTGCGGGAATGTATAGTTTTTAAATGCCTCTTGTCTTATTACACTTACCATGTGCTGTTTTGATAGAAAGGGGAGGAATGGGATGATAGTCTACAATCAAAGGAGCAAATTGAAGCAAGTTTGCTCAGCAAATATGAAGCTGCAACGAGACGAGAAAGAGCACTAGCCTATTCATATTCCCACCAGGTACTCCACTAATCATTCTTTTATATAGGACAATTAACATTCTGAAATAGGGCAGTCCACTGTGGGTTAGATGTATGTAACCTTGTACCAATATTCCAAGGTGATGTTTCTAGGAATCATATTTTTGCCTCACATTTGTACAGTCAAATATTAACAATGATGCTTACCAAAAGAAAAACCTCAAATTTTAATGATGATATTATTGCTGATATCTTGGTTTCATCTATTTTTGTTTTCTCGTATTAGCCAATACACAGTGCATTTCTTTAAATGAATATCTTTACATGCATTTCGGGCATgtacagaggagaagcccagatgcttcAGTAAGGAAGTatgagcggctggttgtggagggcacgagaagaggtagagggtggCCTAAGAAGTATCGGGGAGAGGtaatcaggcaggacatggcgaggcttcagatttccgaggacatggcacttaataggaagatgtggaagtcgaggattagggttgtaggttaggaggtagttgagtcttgactTACTTCGTACCGTTGTTAAAatagtctggtagggtttttgtctagaTAGTTAGTGGCAATGTCGTGCCTTattatttcgcttttcagtgccaAGACTTATTTACTAgttatcgcttttgctttgcatctttcttctggatttcatgttgttcctattttttttatgatttccgtgatgatactgatattgtcctcttttgtctttttgtcttctttttgtcCTCTTgtgccgagggtctttcggaaacagcctctctaccccttcggggtaggggtaaggtctgcgtacacactaccatccccagaccccattagtgggatttcactgggtcgttgttgttgttgttgaacctACATTCTGAATTTGTGGACAGCTCTTTTCTGCTTCTACTGTTGACATGACAGCAAACCTGGAAGAAGTCGTCAAAATCTACCAATTTGTTGTTTATGGATCCAACCAATCCTCAATGGGGTTGGAGTTGGTTAGAGCGATGGATGGGTGCTAGGCCAACGGAAACCCAAAGCATGTCGGAGAAAGAACTTAAAAGTGATCACATGTCTGTTAGAAGTGCCAGTGTGAGCATTGCTGGAGGAGAAATTACCAAGGCATTTGCCCGGCATCAGCTGAATTCTGAACTCCCTTCTTCTCCATCCAGCCAAAAGCCAAACCGTCGTTCAAGCCGCCAGTCCCCTACTACCCCTTCCAAGCCAGGCCCTACTACCCATTCCAAGCCAGGCGCTTCTCCAACAGCTAGAAAACTAAAACCAGCGAGTGCAAGAGTCAGTGCAATAAACCAAGATGATGACTCACGAAGCGTGTTTAGTGTTCAATCAGAACGGAACAGGAGGCACAGCATTGCAGGGTCATCCGTAAGAGATGATGAGGAGAGCTTGGCAAGTTCCTCCTCGGTGCCAAGTTATATGGCTTCCACTCAGTCAGCAAAAGCAAGAACGCGGTTGCAAAGCCCATTGGGCATGGAAAACGGTACAACACCAGAAAAGGGATCAGCAGGTTCTGTGAAGAAGCGACTCTCTTACTCAGCTTCACCAGCCATTACAAGGCGGCATTCAGGCCCACCAAAGATCGAGAGTATCTCCACAAGCACAAATACTTCTATTGCTGGCGTTTACGCGAATGGAGTTGTCAACTGACTCATCTTGTCACAAGTATTAAAGCTGTCCCTCGGCCCTGCAATACCAGTTAAA is a genomic window containing:
- the LOC107803685 gene encoding protein IQ-DOMAIN 3, translating into MGKKGSWFSSVKKALSPDPKEKAEKKASKSKKKWFGKKHPVPDSSTLVVTTVSPPHPVPPAEEVKLAEVEQEQTKHVYSVAVATAAAAEAAVAAAQAAAEVVQLTTVNQFSGESKEEIAAIRIQTAFRGYLARRALRALRGLVRLKTLVDGPTVKQQTANTLKCMQTLSRAQSQISSRRSRLLEENRTLQRQLMQKHAKELESLRKGEEWDDSLQSKEQIEASLLSKYEAATRRERALAYSYSHQQTWKKSSKSTNLLFMDPTNPQWGWSWLERWMGARPTETQSMSEKELKSDHMSVRSASVSIAGGEITKAFARHQLNSELPSSPSSQKPNRRSSRQSPTTPSKPGPTTHSKPGASPTARKLKPASARVSAINQDDDSRSVFSVQSERNRRHSIAGSSVRDDEESLASSSSVPSYMASTQSAKARTRLQSPLGMENGTTPEKGSAGSVKKRLSYSASPAITRRHSGPPKIESISTSTNTSIAGVYANGVVN